The Pseudarthrobacter sp. NS4 genome includes a window with the following:
- a CDS encoding LCP family protein — MTSSKVPRSASDTALTDPVRYPVSASSPVRTKRGFVLVLLTLLVPGSAQLVAGDRRLGRAALRVTLCVWAVVVLAVLLLLLNRTLLINIITNPFASLAIVILLVALAAGWAMLFVNTLRLIRPVLLAPSARPAVVISLVLALVLGSGSLGYLAYLLNVGRNAIGSIFSSGPAIDPVDGRYNFLMMGGDAGDDRTGRRPDSLSVLSVDAETGSTAIISVPRNLQNAQFSEDSPMRAIYPDGYNCGDECLINAINTEVTNEYADLYPGVADPGAQATLEAVSGTLGLTVQAYVLVDMEGFARLIDAMGGIKIKAGGWVPMSGYFDDYTQTHGMPLGWIPAGEQTLDGDRALWYGRSREFVDDYARIQRQQCVQQAMLKQLDPGTLLSKFEDIANAGTKVVDSNISSSQLGSFVDLAVKAKGQDVKRLTIGPPDFDASFSTVPDFDQIHERVDQLLASASSAQSAGIADDAIAVPAAGGGHIQASGVHSPITSLAGAGSLPRQSTPSDFTPVTTTPDGEPITEAMLNQLKREGNEQAIRELVATNGLCAPL, encoded by the coding sequence ATGACCAGCAGCAAAGTACCCCGCTCCGCATCCGATACGGCACTGACCGATCCCGTCCGGTACCCCGTCAGTGCTTCCTCCCCGGTGCGCACCAAAAGGGGCTTTGTGCTGGTGCTGCTGACTTTGCTGGTCCCCGGCAGTGCACAGCTGGTAGCGGGCGACAGGAGGCTGGGGCGTGCAGCACTGCGGGTCACGCTGTGCGTCTGGGCAGTCGTTGTCCTGGCAGTGCTCCTGCTGCTGCTCAACCGGACACTGCTCATCAACATCATTACCAACCCGTTTGCGTCGCTGGCCATCGTCATCCTGCTCGTCGCACTGGCCGCAGGCTGGGCGATGCTGTTCGTCAATACGTTGCGGCTCATCCGCCCGGTACTGCTGGCACCGTCAGCGCGCCCCGCCGTCGTAATCTCCCTGGTCCTGGCTTTGGTCCTGGGCAGCGGATCGCTCGGCTACCTCGCTTACCTGCTGAACGTCGGGCGCAATGCAATCGGCAGCATCTTCTCCTCAGGTCCTGCCATCGATCCTGTGGACGGCCGCTACAACTTCCTGATGATGGGCGGGGATGCCGGTGACGACCGTACCGGCAGACGTCCGGACAGCCTCTCCGTCCTCAGCGTTGACGCAGAAACCGGCAGCACCGCCATCATCTCGGTCCCCCGGAACCTCCAGAACGCCCAGTTCAGCGAGGACTCGCCCATGCGGGCCATCTACCCGGACGGTTACAACTGTGGCGACGAGTGCCTGATCAACGCGATCAATACCGAGGTCACCAACGAGTACGCCGACCTTTACCCGGGCGTCGCCGATCCGGGCGCGCAGGCTACGCTGGAGGCTGTCTCGGGCACACTCGGCCTCACTGTCCAGGCTTACGTCCTGGTGGACATGGAGGGCTTTGCCAGGCTCATAGATGCCATGGGCGGCATCAAAATCAAGGCCGGCGGCTGGGTGCCCATGAGCGGCTACTTTGACGATTACACCCAAACCCACGGCATGCCCCTCGGGTGGATACCCGCCGGCGAACAGACACTCGACGGTGATCGGGCGCTTTGGTATGGCCGGTCCCGGGAGTTCGTGGACGACTACGCACGCATCCAGCGCCAGCAGTGCGTGCAGCAGGCCATGCTCAAGCAGCTGGACCCTGGCACGCTGCTGTCCAAGTTCGAGGACATAGCCAACGCGGGAACCAAAGTGGTGGACTCCAATATCTCCTCCTCGCAGCTTGGAAGTTTCGTTGACCTCGCCGTGAAGGCCAAAGGCCAGGACGTCAAGCGGCTGACCATTGGCCCTCCGGACTTCGATGCTTCCTTCTCCACGGTCCCGGACTTCGACCAGATCCACGAGCGCGTGGACCAGTTGCTGGCCTCGGCGTCATCCGCACAGTCAGCCGGAATTGCTGACGACGCCATCGCCGTACCCGCTGCCGGCGGCGGGCACATCCAGGCGTCCGGCGTCCATTCCCCCATTACCTCCCTGGCGGGGGCAGGAAGCCTGCCCCGGCAATCCACGCCGTCGGACTTTACCCCTGTGACCACAACGCCGGACGGCGAGCCGATCACGGAAGCCATGTTGAACCAGCTCAAGCGCGAGGGTAACGAGCAGGCTATCCGCGAACTGGTGGCTACCAACGGCCTCTGCGCACCGCTCTAG
- a CDS encoding GtrA family protein translates to MFSSLADRIRGLASLFWREVAKFGAVGGVAFVIDSAVFIWLFTGPMHGSEVWAKALATVVASIFSWVANRYWTFRHRKQANVMREAVLFALMNLVGLLIASGCVWFAKYVLDLNDKPSLFIAGSVVGLVLGTIFRFFAYRFWVFNEELDQEPEFSHDHELIELHHHKEHAAAVEREPSAEGPAKP, encoded by the coding sequence ATGTTTAGTTCACTTGCAGATCGCATCCGGGGGCTGGCCTCGCTTTTTTGGCGCGAAGTGGCCAAATTCGGGGCTGTCGGCGGTGTTGCGTTCGTCATTGACTCTGCGGTGTTCATTTGGCTTTTCACCGGGCCGATGCACGGCAGCGAGGTCTGGGCAAAGGCTCTTGCCACCGTTGTGGCGAGTATCTTCTCCTGGGTGGCCAACCGCTACTGGACCTTCAGGCACCGCAAGCAGGCCAATGTGATGCGCGAGGCTGTGCTCTTTGCCTTGATGAACCTCGTTGGGCTCCTCATCGCCTCCGGCTGCGTTTGGTTCGCGAAGTACGTGCTGGACCTCAACGACAAGCCGTCACTCTTCATCGCGGGAAGTGTAGTGGGACTGGTTCTGGGAACCATCTTCCGGTTCTTTGCCTACCGCTTCTGGGTCTTTAACGAGGAGCTGGACCAGGAACCGGAGTTCTCCCACGACCACGAACTCATCGAACTCCACCACCACAAGGAACACGCGGCTGCCGTGGAGCGCGAGCCCTCTGCGGAAGGGCCGGCCAAGCCATAG
- a CDS encoding glycosyltransferase family 2 protein, translated as MVAHNGSDYLPRTLSALADQTRSVDRAIGVDTGSRDDSLVLLERALGAANVVSHDRGKGGMGAAVSAGLAGLAPSRGGKADSRAEWIWLLHDDAAPAPEALAELLGAVERAPSVTVAGCKQLDWHEERKLIDVGLSTSRWAERLSLIDADELDQGQYDGRSDTFAVNSAGMLVRRDVWEHLGGFDPALPGSGDDVDFCWRNRLAGHRVVVVPAARMFHVAHRPHALGTPAAARKAQVHLRLKHSPPWMVPVHAAGALLGSLFKLVLSIAVKDPGHGISQLIATVAALSRPRAVVRARRAARQTRRIRRSVIRKLQTPRREVWSHRRSLMEAIGSDNSPADDLEQDPLAHQPTGDASDDFAALATSKRGWVGNGALAAVIIASIASLLGLAGLFRADAVVGGALIPVSAGLGDIWHHASSWWVNLGAGLPGRGDPFGYVLWILGVLGGGDANAAIAWLLLLGAPLSGLTAWFAAGGLTVRRRLRFAAAIFWAAAPALQVALNQGRAGALIAHIMIPLLVLALLRATGSAVGHGRFMLPGPGDRRRDRPPARPGVNGMPSWTAAAAAGLALAVVAASAPSLLVPATIVIVLCGLLLGRRGRTVWWALLPSAALFIPFGLSVLDKPRALLADPGLPLGFDAAPLWQQLLGQPLAFGLDGGLDGLPYFQDGSFPWALLLALLVAVPVLILAVTGLFSTGRRARMARSLWMAGLLALAGGWLASHVATGMNAETLVTPFTGPAVSAAAFLLLGAGLLGAEQLLGVADQAVAGPSKQRTAARAAVAFGMVILLIGPLAGMAAWSARNLLRPATVSTAGPAVTTGAADSPAPGLGTPRLVEAANPRTLPATAIDRGTGPEQTRTLLIGTRDNGTFDASLMRGAGTTLDSLSAVASARNIIGAPGAEAVRDDDDVTAAVRRVVATLVAGQGVDPRKDLEQLGVGFVVLRSTDTAAQLTASRMDAVPGLVAVGQTDVGWLWRITPLNQPVLQAADVAHRVRLVDTNGSTVSLVPSAYNDVDAPVPDGPEGRLVVLAERADPGWSAWLDGRRLTSTTSGWSQAFTLPASGGQLTVRYENPWAVWAGIAQVTVIGLTVMLAVPMPARRPRAGLSRDEGSLRKEQQNA; from the coding sequence GTGGTTGCCCACAACGGTAGTGACTATCTGCCCAGAACCCTGTCGGCATTGGCGGACCAGACCCGGTCCGTCGATCGCGCCATCGGCGTCGACACCGGTTCCCGAGACGACTCGCTGGTCCTTCTTGAACGGGCCTTGGGTGCAGCCAACGTCGTAAGCCATGATCGCGGGAAAGGCGGCATGGGGGCCGCGGTTTCTGCGGGACTTGCCGGACTGGCACCCTCCAGGGGCGGCAAGGCGGATAGCAGGGCCGAATGGATCTGGCTGCTGCATGACGATGCGGCCCCCGCCCCGGAAGCTCTTGCCGAGCTGCTCGGCGCCGTGGAGCGTGCGCCTTCCGTAACCGTCGCCGGCTGCAAGCAACTCGACTGGCATGAGGAACGGAAGCTGATCGACGTTGGCCTCTCCACGAGCCGTTGGGCCGAGCGGCTCTCCCTGATTGATGCCGACGAGCTTGACCAGGGGCAATACGACGGGCGCAGCGATACATTCGCCGTGAATTCTGCAGGCATGCTGGTGCGCCGCGACGTCTGGGAGCACCTGGGCGGTTTCGATCCCGCCCTCCCGGGCAGCGGAGACGACGTCGACTTCTGCTGGCGCAACCGCCTCGCCGGCCACCGTGTGGTGGTGGTCCCGGCAGCCCGGATGTTCCATGTGGCCCACCGGCCCCACGCGCTGGGCACCCCGGCAGCGGCACGAAAAGCCCAGGTTCACCTGCGGCTTAAGCACTCACCGCCCTGGATGGTTCCGGTCCATGCTGCGGGCGCGCTGCTCGGCAGCCTCTTCAAGCTGGTCCTGAGTATTGCGGTCAAGGACCCGGGCCACGGCATCTCCCAGCTCATTGCTACCGTTGCTGCATTAAGCAGGCCCAGAGCAGTAGTCCGGGCCAGGCGGGCGGCGCGGCAGACGCGGCGGATACGCCGGTCCGTGATCCGCAAACTCCAGACACCCCGGCGGGAGGTCTGGAGCCACAGGCGGTCCCTGATGGAGGCGATCGGATCCGACAACAGCCCGGCGGACGACCTTGAGCAGGACCCGCTGGCGCACCAGCCCACTGGCGACGCTTCCGATGATTTCGCGGCCCTGGCCACCAGCAAGCGCGGGTGGGTGGGCAACGGAGCCCTCGCGGCGGTCATCATCGCGTCCATCGCATCCCTCCTGGGCCTGGCAGGGCTTTTCCGCGCGGACGCCGTCGTCGGAGGCGCCCTCATCCCCGTTTCAGCGGGTCTCGGGGACATCTGGCACCACGCGTCCAGCTGGTGGGTAAACCTCGGCGCAGGGCTTCCGGGGAGGGGAGACCCTTTCGGCTACGTGCTATGGATCCTGGGTGTCCTCGGCGGCGGGGATGCCAACGCCGCCATCGCCTGGCTGCTCCTCCTTGGCGCCCCGCTGTCCGGCCTTACCGCGTGGTTTGCTGCGGGAGGACTGACAGTCCGGCGCCGGCTCCGGTTTGCCGCGGCCATCTTCTGGGCCGCTGCCCCCGCACTTCAGGTGGCCTTGAACCAGGGGCGGGCCGGTGCCCTGATCGCCCACATCATGATCCCGCTCCTGGTCCTGGCCCTGCTGCGTGCCACCGGCTCAGCTGTGGGACACGGACGTTTCATGCTGCCCGGGCCGGGTGACCGCCGGAGAGACCGTCCGCCGGCCCGTCCCGGCGTCAACGGCATGCCGTCCTGGACAGCGGCTGCAGCAGCCGGCCTGGCGCTGGCGGTTGTGGCTGCATCTGCTCCGTCCCTCCTGGTTCCGGCAACAATAGTGATCGTTCTGTGCGGGCTCCTGCTGGGCCGCCGCGGCCGGACCGTATGGTGGGCCCTGCTTCCAAGCGCCGCGCTGTTTATTCCGTTCGGCCTGTCCGTACTGGACAAGCCGAGGGCACTTCTCGCGGACCCGGGACTGCCGCTGGGTTTCGATGCCGCTCCGTTGTGGCAGCAGCTCCTGGGCCAGCCGTTGGCTTTCGGCCTGGACGGGGGCCTGGACGGGCTTCCCTACTTCCAGGACGGATCCTTTCCGTGGGCCCTGCTGCTGGCACTGCTCGTGGCCGTGCCGGTCCTGATCCTGGCTGTGACGGGACTCTTCAGCACGGGACGACGCGCCAGGATGGCCAGGTCGTTGTGGATGGCGGGGCTGCTTGCCTTGGCAGGTGGCTGGCTGGCCTCCCACGTGGCCACCGGGATGAACGCCGAAACATTGGTAACTCCTTTCACCGGACCAGCAGTTTCCGCTGCGGCGTTCCTCCTGCTGGGGGCGGGACTCCTCGGGGCGGAACAGCTTCTCGGTGTCGCTGACCAGGCTGTTGCCGGTCCATCAAAGCAGCGGACCGCGGCGCGCGCGGCCGTCGCTTTCGGGATGGTGATCCTGCTCATTGGCCCCTTGGCCGGGATGGCCGCCTGGTCCGCCCGCAACCTGCTCCGTCCCGCAACTGTTTCCACGGCCGGCCCTGCTGTTACTACGGGTGCTGCAGACTCCCCGGCCCCCGGGCTGGGTACGCCCCGGCTTGTGGAGGCTGCCAACCCGCGCACCCTGCCCGCTACGGCGATTGACCGGGGAACAGGGCCCGAGCAGACGCGCACACTCCTGATCGGCACTCGGGACAATGGCACCTTTGACGCCTCTCTCATGCGTGGTGCCGGCACCACTCTGGACAGCCTTTCGGCCGTTGCATCCGCCAGGAACATCATCGGCGCTCCCGGCGCCGAGGCGGTCCGGGACGATGATGACGTCACAGCCGCGGTCCGCCGGGTCGTAGCCACCCTGGTGGCCGGTCAAGGCGTGGATCCCCGCAAGGACCTCGAACAGCTGGGAGTGGGCTTCGTGGTACTCCGTTCCACGGATACGGCAGCCCAGTTGACTGCCAGCAGGATGGATGCGGTACCGGGCCTCGTGGCGGTCGGGCAGACCGACGTCGGGTGGCTTTGGCGCATCACCCCCCTGAACCAGCCTGTTCTGCAAGCAGCGGATGTTGCCCACCGGGTGCGCCTCGTGGACACCAACGGCTCAACAGTCTCTCTGGTGCCCTCCGCATACAACGACGTCGACGCCCCTGTTCCCGACGGGCCCGAAGGGCGCCTGGTGGTTCTGGCCGAACGCGCCGATCCGGGCTGGAGTGCCTGGCTTGACGGCCGAAGGCTGACATCGACCACCTCCGGGTGGTCCCAAGCGTTCACCCTCCCCGCCTCCGGCGGCCAGTTGACCGTCCGTTACGAAAACCCGTGGGCAGTTTGGGCAGGAATTGCCCAGGTCACGGTGATCGGGCTGACTGTCATGTTGGCTGTCCCCATGCCGGCACGGAGGCCGCGGGCCGGTCTTTCCCGGGACGAGGGCTCCCTGCGTAAGGAACAGCAGAATGCATGA
- a CDS encoding TIGR03089 family protein, producing MTTPAQDLMASLRSGSSTSPRLTWYGPDTERVELSGRVLDNWVAKTSNLLQDEVDAAPGMRLRLELPAHWKAMVWALAAWQLGLETVLEGNTADFLVTADPDSVDGKYDAVIAVALPALAMRWPGELAKGCIDYAAEVRAHGDVFMPHADADPAACALVDGTGRGHLHRELLDSFAVSHDEGVRLHIPAGDGLEPALANALGAWKQGGSVVLTHPDVELTDKLLAAERIHGN from the coding sequence ATGACTACTCCCGCCCAAGATCTGATGGCCAGCCTTCGCTCAGGAAGCTCCACGTCGCCCCGCCTCACCTGGTATGGCCCGGACACGGAGCGCGTGGAACTCTCCGGCCGGGTCCTGGACAACTGGGTCGCCAAGACCAGCAACCTGCTGCAGGACGAAGTGGACGCCGCCCCGGGAATGCGGCTTCGGCTGGAGTTGCCGGCCCACTGGAAGGCAATGGTGTGGGCCCTGGCTGCCTGGCAGCTCGGCCTGGAAACCGTGCTGGAGGGAAACACAGCTGACTTCCTGGTCACGGCAGACCCTGATTCCGTTGATGGAAAGTACGACGCCGTTATTGCCGTCGCGCTGCCCGCCCTCGCCATGCGCTGGCCAGGGGAGCTTGCGAAGGGCTGTATCGATTACGCAGCGGAGGTGCGCGCCCACGGTGACGTCTTCATGCCGCATGCAGACGCCGATCCTGCAGCGTGCGCCCTCGTGGACGGGACCGGCCGCGGGCACCTCCACCGGGAACTGCTCGACAGTTTCGCCGTTTCCCACGACGAGGGCGTGCGGCTGCACATACCTGCAGGCGATGGCCTGGAGCCGGCTTTGGCGAACGCCCTTGGAGCATGGAAGCAGGGCGGCTCCGTGGTCCTGACCCATCCTGATGTGGAGCTGACGGACAAGTTGCTTGCCGCTGAGCGAATCCACGGCAACTAA
- a CDS encoding 5-(carboxyamino)imidazole ribonucleotide synthase: MMAPAATALGFELRVLAEGDDVSAVSAVSTSPVGDYKDLQTLLDFSNGLDVMTFDHEHVPTDHLRALQAAGVNVQPGPDALVNAQDKLVMRAAIDRLELPNPAWASVDDVAALVRFGDDIGWPVVLKMPRGGYDGKGVRIVGSAEEAAGTEEWFAAMSPLLAEAKVDFTRELSALVARTPDGEARAWPVVHTIQVDGVCDEVIAPALEIPVEVAAAAEDAALRIAGELGVTGVLAVELFETPGMGPGFLINELAMRPHNTGHWTQDGAVTSQFEQHLRAVLNLPLGATDALAPVTVMKNFLGGDNQDLYSAFPLALASEPAAKVHCYGKSVRPGRKIGHVNLAATSTADVDSVRRRATMVASIIRDGRVPAEESAQTFEENS; encoded by the coding sequence ATGATGGCCCCAGCCGCAACTGCCCTCGGCTTCGAACTCCGCGTCCTTGCCGAGGGCGACGATGTTTCAGCAGTCTCGGCGGTATCAACTTCGCCGGTAGGCGACTACAAGGATCTGCAGACACTGCTTGACTTCTCCAACGGCCTGGACGTGATGACTTTCGATCACGAGCACGTGCCCACGGACCATCTCCGGGCCCTGCAGGCGGCCGGCGTCAACGTCCAGCCCGGGCCTGACGCGCTGGTAAATGCGCAGGACAAGCTTGTGATGCGTGCCGCAATCGACCGGCTCGAACTTCCCAACCCCGCCTGGGCCTCGGTGGACGACGTCGCGGCCCTGGTGAGGTTCGGTGACGATATCGGATGGCCGGTAGTCCTTAAGATGCCACGCGGCGGATACGACGGCAAAGGCGTGCGGATCGTCGGGTCAGCCGAAGAAGCAGCCGGCACCGAGGAGTGGTTTGCGGCCATGAGCCCCCTCCTGGCCGAGGCAAAAGTCGACTTCACCCGTGAGCTTTCGGCCCTGGTGGCAAGGACACCCGACGGTGAGGCGCGCGCGTGGCCGGTAGTACACACCATCCAGGTGGACGGCGTATGCGACGAAGTGATCGCTCCTGCCCTGGAGATCCCCGTGGAGGTTGCCGCCGCCGCCGAGGACGCCGCCCTGCGGATAGCGGGCGAATTGGGAGTCACCGGCGTCCTGGCCGTGGAACTCTTCGAAACTCCCGGAATGGGGCCCGGGTTCCTGATCAATGAGCTGGCCATGCGCCCGCACAACACCGGTCACTGGACCCAGGACGGTGCAGTGACCAGCCAGTTCGAGCAGCACCTGCGTGCGGTGCTTAACCTCCCGCTGGGAGCTACCGATGCCCTGGCTCCCGTCACCGTCATGAAGAATTTCCTTGGCGGCGACAACCAGGACCTGTATTCAGCATTCCCGCTGGCGCTTGCCAGCGAACCGGCAGCCAAGGTGCACTGTTACGGCAAGTCGGTGCGGCCGGGCCGGAAGATCGGCCACGTGAATTTGGCGGCCACGTCCACGGCGGACGTGGATTCGGTCCGGCGCCGTGCCACCATGGTGGCAAGCATCATCCGCGACGGCCGGGTACCGGCGGAAGAATCGGCACAAACTTTCGAGGAGAACTCATGA
- a CDS encoding lipid II:glycine glycyltransferase FemX — protein MIPAVVPCTDRALWDEHVDRFQGHPQQLWGWGETKAMHGWSVDRVLLNEGDTTIGCAQLLIRRLPFPFRALVYIPRGPMCAVEDTPAVLSSLADHAATRHRGVVLSIEPDWDQDSPYAAAVSGAGFRESANTVLIPRTLILDLTRSDDELMAEMSKSTRANIRKAMRSDVEFRKVKNDSELEQVLAIYHETAERAGFGIHEDQYYRDIFRNMGDGSPIIGAFDGEQMLAFVWLARSGSTAFELYGGVSAEGQKQRVNYGVKWAALQAMREDGCSRYDFNGLLNDGISDFKKQFAKHENMLLGTWEKPLSPFYPAYAKAMPLARKSLQTARRLVKTASGRARTVLRRG, from the coding sequence ATGATTCCAGCTGTTGTGCCCTGTACTGACCGCGCCCTTTGGGACGAACACGTCGACCGGTTCCAGGGGCACCCGCAACAGCTCTGGGGCTGGGGCGAGACCAAGGCCATGCACGGCTGGTCCGTTGACCGGGTGCTTTTGAACGAAGGCGACACCACCATCGGCTGCGCACAGCTGCTGATCCGGCGGCTTCCCTTCCCGTTCCGCGCGCTGGTCTACATCCCCAGGGGTCCGATGTGTGCGGTTGAGGACACTCCCGCCGTCCTCAGCAGCCTTGCCGACCATGCTGCCACCCGCCATCGCGGTGTCGTCCTCAGCATTGAACCGGACTGGGACCAGGACTCGCCCTACGCGGCCGCGGTGTCGGGCGCGGGTTTCCGGGAGTCCGCCAATACCGTGCTGATCCCGCGCACGCTCATCCTGGACCTCACCAGGTCCGATGACGAGCTGATGGCGGAGATGTCCAAGTCCACCCGCGCCAATATCCGCAAAGCGATGCGCAGCGATGTGGAATTCCGGAAGGTCAAGAACGACTCCGAGCTTGAGCAGGTACTCGCCATTTACCATGAGACGGCGGAACGTGCCGGTTTCGGTATCCACGAGGACCAGTATTACCGGGACATTTTCCGGAACATGGGAGACGGTTCCCCCATCATCGGGGCATTCGACGGCGAGCAGATGCTCGCGTTCGTCTGGCTGGCCCGTAGCGGCTCCACCGCGTTCGAACTTTACGGCGGCGTCTCCGCCGAGGGGCAGAAGCAGCGCGTCAACTATGGCGTCAAATGGGCGGCGCTGCAGGCCATGCGCGAGGACGGCTGCTCCAGGTACGACTTCAACGGGCTGCTCAATGACGGTATCTCGGACTTTAAGAAGCAGTTCGCCAAGCATGAAAACATGCTCCTGGGCACGTGGGAAAAGCCGCTGTCCCCGTTCTACCCCGCGTATGCCAAGGCAATGCCGCTGGCGCGGAAGAGCCTCCAGACGGCGCGGCGGCTCGTGAAGACTGCGTCCGGGCGCGCCCGGACAGTCCTTCGGCGCGGCTAG
- the purE gene encoding 5-(carboxyamino)imidazole ribonucleotide mutase — translation MSAPATPAAGSAASPLVGLVMGSDSDWPVMEAAAEALAEFGIAFEADVVSAHRMPTEMIRYGQTAHERGLRVIIAGAGGAAHLPGMLASVTPLPVIGVPVPLKTLDGMDSLLSIVQMPAGVPVATVSIAGARNAGLLAVRMLAAGTDELASSLRADLLEFASDLNAVASRKGATLRQKVAEVFAEGNTLRGSR, via the coding sequence ATGAGCGCCCCAGCAACCCCTGCCGCCGGTTCGGCGGCCAGCCCGCTGGTGGGCCTCGTCATGGGCTCCGATTCCGACTGGCCGGTCATGGAGGCCGCAGCGGAGGCCTTGGCCGAATTCGGGATTGCGTTCGAAGCCGACGTGGTGTCCGCCCACCGGATGCCCACCGAGATGATCCGTTACGGGCAAACGGCCCACGAGCGCGGACTGCGGGTAATCATCGCCGGAGCCGGCGGCGCAGCCCACCTGCCGGGCATGCTGGCCAGCGTCACTCCCCTGCCGGTGATTGGGGTGCCCGTCCCGCTGAAGACCCTTGACGGCATGGACTCCCTGCTCTCGATCGTCCAGATGCCGGCCGGCGTCCCCGTTGCCACCGTGTCCATCGCCGGGGCCCGCAACGCCGGACTACTGGCGGTCCGCATGCTGGCCGCCGGGACCGATGAGCTTGCATCCTCACTGCGTGCAGACCTCCTCGAGTTCGCGTCAGACCTCAATGCCGTAGCAAGCCGCAAGGGAGCAACACTCCGGCAAAAAGTCGCCGAGGTCTTCGCTGAAGGCAACACCCTCCGGGGCAGCCGTTAG
- the manA gene encoding mannose-6-phosphate isomerase, class I, which produces MYEIENVLRDYAWGSTTAIASLLGRPESGRPEAELWIGAHADSPSVAHVPENGTDTPLDALIASDPEHFLGAESVACFGPRLPFLAKILAAAQPLSLQVHPSLEQARAGFERENAEGVAANAPHRNYRDDNHKPEMIFALTPFEALCGFRPATETRQILLYVASAFDSVEGRVPALVPALLEALEDGDEGAGLRKAFERLITGGEAVAEATAQVVEALLSRGSLAPYEAELGTVISLNEKYPGDPGVLISMLLNRISLQPGQAVYMPAGNVHAYLHGLGVEVMASSDNVLRGGLTPKFVDVPELLRTVDFHPVAVPMLAGEKTMLGQELYRPPFEEFQLQRIEIGPNDGPVPLAQSGAAVVIVVAGEVYLDSPKGDLQLSRGSSAFLAAAEAPVNVHPVAGSTEPALAFAVTTGL; this is translated from the coding sequence TTGTACGAGATTGAGAACGTCCTCCGGGATTACGCCTGGGGTTCAACGACGGCTATCGCATCACTCCTTGGACGGCCCGAATCCGGCAGGCCCGAGGCCGAGCTGTGGATTGGCGCGCACGCTGATTCGCCGTCCGTGGCCCACGTTCCCGAAAACGGCACTGACACGCCCCTCGATGCCCTGATCGCCAGCGATCCGGAGCACTTCCTCGGAGCCGAATCCGTGGCCTGCTTTGGCCCAAGGCTTCCGTTCCTGGCAAAAATCTTGGCTGCTGCCCAGCCGCTGTCCCTCCAGGTCCATCCGAGCCTGGAACAGGCGCGGGCTGGATTTGAGCGGGAAAACGCCGAAGGCGTCGCGGCGAATGCGCCCCACCGGAACTACCGGGATGACAACCACAAGCCGGAAATGATCTTCGCGCTGACGCCCTTTGAAGCCCTGTGCGGGTTCCGGCCGGCAACGGAAACCCGGCAAATCCTGCTGTACGTGGCCTCGGCCTTTGACTCCGTGGAGGGGCGGGTGCCTGCCCTGGTTCCTGCCCTGCTGGAGGCCCTGGAGGACGGCGATGAAGGAGCCGGCCTGCGGAAGGCCTTCGAACGCCTCATAACTGGTGGAGAGGCCGTGGCAGAGGCCACCGCCCAGGTCGTGGAGGCGCTCCTTTCCCGAGGGTCCCTTGCACCGTACGAAGCGGAGCTGGGAACGGTGATCAGCCTCAACGAGAAGTACCCGGGCGATCCCGGCGTGTTGATCTCCATGCTCCTGAACCGGATCTCACTGCAGCCGGGCCAGGCCGTTTACATGCCTGCGGGAAACGTCCATGCTTACCTGCACGGACTGGGGGTGGAGGTGATGGCGTCCTCGGACAACGTCCTGCGCGGCGGACTGACCCCCAAATTCGTGGATGTCCCCGAACTTCTCCGCACCGTCGACTTCCACCCCGTGGCTGTCCCCATGCTTGCCGGCGAAAAGACCATGCTGGGCCAGGAGCTGTACCGGCCGCCGTTCGAGGAGTTCCAGCTGCAGCGCATCGAGATCGGGCCGAATGACGGTCCTGTCCCGCTTGCGCAGTCCGGTGCCGCCGTGGTCATTGTGGTGGCCGGCGAGGTCTACCTCGATTCACCCAAGGGCGACCTGCAGCTTTCCCGGGGCAGCAGTGCGTTCCTTGCTGCCGCCGAGGCTCCCGTCAACGTCCACCCTGTCGCCGGCAGCACGGAGCCGGCACTGGCGTTTGCGGTGACTACCGGCCTCTAG
- a CDS encoding WhiB family transcriptional regulator, producing the protein MGQAERIQEDAIVAGQATAKYRARGVPSDWYVDPADHEAAERYNRNTGGILEDQATAFLAAHEALLGGGGDHEDDLDPPMELPAAGAAQPVWIGLPFQQDFDDEGELGWQTDALCAQTDPEAFFPEKGGSTRDAKKVCGACNVRSQCLEYALANDERFGIWGGLSERERRRLRKRAI; encoded by the coding sequence GTGGGGCAAGCAGAGCGTATCCAGGAAGATGCCATCGTGGCCGGTCAGGCAACGGCAAAATACCGCGCGCGGGGGGTGCCGAGCGACTGGTACGTGGACCCGGCTGATCATGAAGCCGCGGAGCGATACAACCGGAATACCGGCGGCATCCTGGAGGACCAGGCGACGGCATTCCTTGCTGCCCATGAGGCCCTCCTGGGCGGCGGCGGGGACCACGAAGACGACCTCGACCCACCCATGGAGCTGCCCGCGGCCGGCGCAGCGCAGCCCGTCTGGATCGGACTGCCCTTCCAACAGGATTTCGACGACGAAGGCGAGCTGGGGTGGCAGACTGACGCCTTGTGCGCCCAGACGGATCCCGAGGCATTCTTCCCGGAGAAGGGTGGCTCCACCCGCGACGCCAAGAAAGTCTGTGGAGCCTGCAATGTACGGTCGCAATGCCTGGAATACGCGCTGGCAAACGACGAACGGTTCGGCATTTGGGGAGGCCTTTCCGAGCGTGAGCGCCGGCGGCTGAGGAAGCGAGCAATCTAA